One segment of Panicum virgatum strain AP13 chromosome 3K, P.virgatum_v5, whole genome shotgun sequence DNA contains the following:
- the LOC120696800 gene encoding abscisic stress-ripening protein 5-like, with amino-acid sequence MAEEKHHHHLFHHKRDEEEQPAGGYGGEAATAEYTETTVTEVVSTGEDEYEKYKKEEKEHKHKQHLGEAGAIATGAFALYEKHEAKKDPEHAHRHKIEEEIAAAAAVGSGGYAFHEHHEKKKDHKDAEEAGGEKKHHHLFG; translated from the exons ATGGCGGAGGagaagcaccaccaccacctcttcCACCACAAGAgggacgaggaggagcagccCGCCGGCGGgtacggcggcgaggccgccaccgccgagtaCACGGAGACCACCGTGACGGAGGTGGTGTCCACCGGCGAGGACGAGTACGAGAAGTacaagaaggaggagaaggagcacAAGCACAAGCAGCACCTCGGCGAGGCAGGCGCCATCGCCACCGGCGCCTTCGCGCTG TACGAGAAGCACGAGGCGAAGAAGGACCCCGAGCACGCGCACCGGCACAAGATCGAGGAGgagatcgcggcggcggcggccgtgggctcCGGCGGCTACGCCTTCCACGAGCACcacgagaagaagaaggaccacaaggacgccgaggaggccggcggcgagaagaagCACCACCACCTCTTCGGCTGA
- the LOC120700532 gene encoding egg cell-secreted protein 1.4-like: MSIEAVSMEAAPRLRLGAVVALLLFLAVTPAAARGAPASAVPPLVLVARLRAFSVSLDEAGGGFAECWDSLTRLGSCTSEIVIFFVNGESYIGPECCVAVRGATRHCWPAMLASVGFTAEEADVLRGFCDAEEAAAKDKGPPPSHPGPVPAPEKP, from the exons ATGTCGATCGAAGCAGTGTCAATGGAAGCGGCGCCACGCCTACGCCtcggcgccgtcgtcgcgcttctcctcttcctcgccgtgacgcccgccgctgcccgcggcgcccccgcctccgccgtcccGCCGCTGGTACTGGTAGCGCGCCTCCGCGCCTTCTCCGTCTCCCTCGACG aggccggcggcgggttcGCCGAGTGCTGGGACTCGCTGACGCGGCTGGGGTCGTGCACGAGCGAGATCGTCATCTTCTTCGTGAACGGCGAGTCGTACATCGGGCCCGAGTGCTGCGTCGCCGTCCGCGGCGCCACGCGCCACTGCTGGCCCGCCATGCTCGCCTCCGTCGGCTTcaccgccgaggaggccgaCGTCCTGCGCGGATTCTGCGACGCCGAGGAGGCTGCCGCCAAGGACAAGGGCCCTCCACCTTCCCACCCGGGCCCGGTCCCCGCGCCGGAGAAGCCGTAG